CCTCGGCGAGTTCGCCGCTCCTGACGATCCCGTCGGGGGCGTGGCTGGCGATTATGTGGTCGGCCACCGTAGTGACCAGGTCGCCGGCCGCGGCGTCCACCCGGCCGTGCAACTGCTCGGCGATGTCCAGGACCGTGCGCAGCGACATCCCCACCGACACCAGCTCCGCACCGGCGTGCAGCAGCCGGGGGCTGGGAACCCGGAACCGGGTCCCGTCGCGCTCCAGCAGGCCGAGCTTGATGGAGCGGGCGAGGTTGGCCGGCGTGACCTGCGCGCCGAAGAGCCCGTGCAGCTCGCTCAGCGTGATGTAGTCCGGGATCTCGTCCGACCACGGGCCGCCCACCGCCGACTCGAAGCCGAGGATGTCGGCGAGGTCGCCCCCGCGCTCCCAGACCGTGACGAGCTCGCTGATGTTGGCGAAGGTGTAGCCGCGCTTGAGCAGCTGGCCGATGAGTCTGAGGCGCGCCAGGTGCGCCTCGGTGTAGATGCCCACGCGCCCCTCTCTGCGCGGGGGCGGCAGGAGCCCGCGGTCCTGGTAGACGCGGACGTTACGCACGGTGGTCTCCGCGAGGCGGGCCAACTCGTCGATGCGGTACTCGGCCATGTGTCCACCTTATGGACACGCCGGGCCGCGGTGGTGCTCGTCCATGGCCGATTCCTGCCTCTCGGCGGGGATGAAGAGAACGTCCTCATCCAGGTCAAAAAATCTCCTATTGAATTGTGACAATGAGCATTGTAACGTTCCCAGCGAAACCTGTGAAGGAGATCACCGTGACGGCAAGCACTCTGCGTGACCTTTCCGGGCGCACCGCGATCGTCACCGGTGCATCCGGCGCGTTCGGCGGCGCCACCCTGCGCGTGCTGCGGCATCTCGGTGCCGAAGCCGTCGGCATCGACCGCAAGCCCGACGACGGCGTGCTCGCGTGCGACGTCACCGACGACGCCCAGGTGTGCGAAGTGCTCCCCGAGGCCGTCGAGCGGCTCGGAGGCCGCCTCGACCGCCTCATCCACTTCGCCGGCGTCGGCCCGGCCGTGGACATCGGGACCGCCCCCGGCGCCGAGGTGCACGAGGCCCTGGAGGTCAACCTGCTCGGGGCGTGGCGGGTCACCGCCGCCGCGATGCCCGCGCTGCTGCGCGAGCGCGGCCGGGTCGTCCTCACCGCCTCCCTGCTCGCCGGCGTCAGCATGCCGTTCACCGGCGCCTACACGGTGTCCAAGCGCGCTCTGACCGCCTACGCCGACACACTGCGCGCCGAGTACGGCACGCACATCGGCGTCACCACGATCCACCCCGGATACGTCGACACCCCGATCCACGACCGCTCGCGCGCCGTCGGCGTGTCACTGGACGGGCTCGTCCCCGCCGAGCTCGTGCGCGACACCGCCATGACCGCCGTGCGGGCCGCCGCGGCCCGCACGGCCCATCGCGACCTCGCCTCGACCCCCTTGGGCACCGGCGCGCTGCGCCTGGCCCGGCACGCGCCCGCCCTGGTCGACCGCATCGTCTCCGGTCGGATCGGGCGGCTGGTGGCCACCGGCCACTTCGCCGGCGCCGACCTCGCCCGCGGCCTGCACCGGCGCCACGGCGCCGGCACGGACTCCCCCGCGACCATCTGATCCGGCCCATCGACCGCCCACTCCCAGGAGAAACCGATGACCGTTCAGGCGCAGCCCCCGACCGACCGCGAGAACATCGCCAAACGCCTGCTGCGCTCCTCGGCGAAGGCGTCCTTCGACCCCCTCGTGGAGATCGACTGGGACGCCCCGATCGACGAGGACCGCTACGCCATCCGTCCCGAGCGCGTCTCGATCTACGGGACCGAACTGTGGGACCGGCTCACCGAGGAGCAGCGCAAGGAGCTGAGCCGGCACGAGATCGCCAGCGTGGCCAGCATCGGCATCTGGTTCGAGACGATCCTGATGCAGATGCTGGTCAGGCACGCCTACGACCGCGACCCCACGAGCAACCACGTCCAGTACGCCTACACCGAGATCGCCGACGAGTGCCGGCACTCGGTGATGTTCGCCAGGATGATCGACAAGCTCGGGGCTCCCCACTACCGGCTCGACCCGGTCACGCAC
This sequence is a window from Spinactinospora alkalitolerans. Protein-coding genes within it:
- a CDS encoding MerR family transcriptional regulator, with protein sequence MAEYRIDELARLAETTVRNVRVYQDRGLLPPPRREGRVGIYTEAHLARLRLIGQLLKRGYTFANISELVTVWERGGDLADILGFESAVGGPWSDEIPDYITLSELHGLFGAQVTPANLARSIKLGLLERDGTRFRVPSPRLLHAGAELVSVGMSLRTVLDIAEQLHGRVDAAAGDLVTTVADHIIASHAPDGIVRSGELAEVADLIRRLRPLAQTAVDAMLAQAMAHHLQEVMGEHFAEVLDHLKEEQERRTA
- a CDS encoding SDR family NAD(P)-dependent oxidoreductase, whose protein sequence is MTASTLRDLSGRTAIVTGASGAFGGATLRVLRHLGAEAVGIDRKPDDGVLACDVTDDAQVCEVLPEAVERLGGRLDRLIHFAGVGPAVDIGTAPGAEVHEALEVNLLGAWRVTAAAMPALLRERGRVVLTASLLAGVSMPFTGAYTVSKRALTAYADTLRAEYGTHIGVTTIHPGYVDTPIHDRSRAVGVSLDGLVPAELVRDTAMTAVRAAAARTAHRDLASTPLGTGALRLARHAPALVDRIVSGRIGRLVATGHFAGADLARGLHRRHGAGTDSPATI